Proteins encoded within one genomic window of uncultured Desulfobacter sp.:
- the ptsP gene encoding phosphoenolpyruvate--protein phosphotransferase — translation MEQGLGETAQEQAPPEILHGWQPSDPGRTIPGCTASPGLAAGPVLQYARRRIVVEAIARDPAHESQELKQAIAAARRNLRLLYDEVRAKSGKERAEIFRAHEAFLDDPEILAETRDLIQNGKSAGYAWRQVIDERVRALDRHGDILLAARAMDLRDVGRRVLRHLAGVVQDQPLTPDTPVILIAEDLTPSDTARLDPALILGFGTSGGGPTSHSAIIARSLGIPAIVAGGPGLLEIADNTMAILDGDTGNLYLDPSQQDMETANAAKDKLAKLRNEEYRTRFQPAITQDGQRIEVVANIGRTDEAQKAVEAGGEGVGLMRTEFLFLDRESPPDEEEQYQSYKTMVKALNGLPIIIRTLDIGGDKAVSYLDLPPEDNPFLGERGIRLCLNRPELFLAQLRAIFRASRHGPIRIMFPMISTLDELAAAKRMAEKARIEVGADPLEMGIMVEVPSVVAMAREFAQAVDFFSIGTNDLTQYVMAIDRIHPTLAAQADSLHPAVLRMIDQVVKAGTQAGIWTGVCGGLAGEPLGAVILAGLGVRELSMVVPSIAAVKARIRTMDMAQAKTLAQKALDCMDNRQVRNLSLT, via the coding sequence GTGGAGCAAGGTCTTGGAGAAACAGCCCAGGAGCAGGCCCCACCGGAAATTCTGCATGGTTGGCAGCCCAGTGATCCAGGCCGGACCATTCCCGGGTGCACCGCCTCTCCAGGTCTGGCCGCAGGCCCTGTCCTCCAGTACGCCCGCAGGCGCATTGTGGTGGAAGCCATTGCCAGGGACCCTGCCCACGAATCCCAGGAATTGAAACAGGCCATTGCAGCCGCCCGGCGTAACCTTCGCCTTCTCTACGATGAGGTCAGGGCCAAATCGGGCAAAGAACGGGCGGAAATTTTCCGGGCCCACGAAGCCTTCCTTGACGACCCTGAAATCCTTGCGGAAACCCGGGACCTCATCCAGAACGGAAAAAGCGCGGGCTATGCCTGGCGCCAGGTCATTGACGAACGGGTCCGTGCCCTGGATCGCCACGGCGATATCCTGCTGGCTGCCCGGGCCATGGATTTAAGGGATGTGGGCCGCCGTGTACTGCGCCACCTGGCCGGGGTGGTTCAGGACCAGCCCCTCACCCCCGACACCCCTGTTATTCTTATTGCCGAGGATCTCACCCCTTCGGATACGGCCCGGCTGGATCCGGCCCTGATCCTGGGATTTGGCACATCAGGGGGCGGCCCCACCTCCCATTCAGCCATCATTGCCCGCTCCCTGGGCATCCCGGCCATCGTTGCCGGAGGCCCGGGACTGCTGGAGATCGCCGACAATACCATGGCCATCCTTGACGGGGATACGGGTAATCTCTACCTGGACCCCAGCCAACAGGACATGGAGACAGCCAATGCGGCCAAGGATAAGCTTGCAAAACTGCGGAACGAGGAATACAGAACCCGGTTTCAGCCAGCCATCACCCAGGACGGCCAACGCATTGAGGTGGTGGCCAACATCGGCAGGACAGACGAGGCCCAAAAGGCCGTGGAAGCGGGCGGCGAAGGGGTGGGGCTCATGCGTACGGAGTTCCTCTTTCTGGACCGGGAGAGCCCGCCCGACGAAGAAGAACAGTACCAAAGCTACAAAACTATGGTCAAGGCCCTCAACGGACTGCCCATCATCATCCGCACCCTGGACATCGGCGGGGACAAAGCTGTTTCCTACCTGGACCTGCCCCCGGAGGACAATCCCTTTTTAGGGGAGCGGGGCATCCGGCTCTGCCTTAACCGGCCCGAACTTTTCCTTGCCCAGCTTCGGGCCATTTTCCGGGCGTCACGCCATGGCCCCATCCGCATTATGTTTCCCATGATCTCCACCCTGGATGAGCTTGCGGCAGCTAAACGTATGGCGGAAAAGGCCCGCATTGAGGTGGGGGCAGATCCTTTGGAAATGGGAATCATGGTGGAAGTGCCGTCGGTGGTGGCCATGGCTCGGGAATTTGCCCAGGCAGTGGATTTTTTCTCCATCGGCACCAATGACCTGACCCAGTATGTCATGGCCATAGACAGGATCCATCCTACCCTTGCGGCACAGGCAGACAGCCTCCATCCGGCTGTCCTGCGCATGATCGACCAGGTGGTCAAGGCCGGAACCCAGGCCGGCATCTGGACCGGGGTCTGCGGTGGACTTGCAGGAGAACCTCTGGGCGCCGTGATCCTGGCAGGACTCGGGGTCAGGGAATTGAGCATGGTGGTGCCCAGTATTGCTGCGGTTAAGGCCCGGATTAGGACCATGGACATGGCCCAGGCAAAGACGCTGGCTCAAAAGGCCCTGGACTGCATGGACAACCGCCAGGTCCGTAACCTCAGCCTGACTTGA
- the pfkB gene encoding 1-phosphofructokinase yields MSKKSGIITVTMNPAIDLACTVPDFTPGAVNRVTTCQTDAAGKGVNIAGLLRKFNLPVTVTGFLGSENALVFEKLFKDKGMVDAFIRVPGETRTGIKVLDPKKQTTTDINFPGLSPQAGDIEKLISTVDRLAENSAMVVIGGSMPATVCASVMDKLVAVIKSRGAKAVADTSGSALDAAIKAVPWLIKPNNDELSDLVGRPLKNIKDLVREARHLNRTGIAQVVVSLGSRGALFISENEEFLARPPAIEAVSTVGAGDAMIGGLVAGTALGLSFRDRARLATALSAATVAQAGPSLEALGAARILEDKVLIEPINI; encoded by the coding sequence ATGTCCAAAAAATCAGGTATCATTACTGTTACCATGAACCCGGCCATTGACCTGGCCTGCACTGTACCGGATTTCACTCCTGGTGCGGTGAACCGTGTGACCACCTGTCAGACCGACGCAGCAGGCAAAGGGGTGAATATTGCAGGCCTGTTGCGTAAATTCAATCTGCCCGTGACCGTGACGGGCTTTCTGGGCAGTGAAAATGCCCTGGTGTTTGAAAAACTATTCAAAGACAAGGGCATGGTCGACGCCTTTATCCGTGTTCCGGGGGAAACCCGTACCGGGATCAAGGTGCTGGATCCCAAAAAACAAACCACCACGGACATCAATTTCCCAGGCCTTTCTCCCCAGGCCGGCGACATTGAAAAATTAATCAGCACCGTGGACCGACTGGCAGAAAATTCGGCCATGGTGGTTATCGGCGGCAGCATGCCAGCAACCGTCTGCGCCTCGGTGATGGACAAACTTGTTGCCGTGATCAAATCCCGGGGGGCAAAGGCCGTTGCCGATACCAGCGGCTCAGCCCTTGATGCCGCCATAAAGGCTGTTCCCTGGCTGATCAAACCCAACAACGATGAACTATCAGATCTTGTGGGCCGGCCGCTGAAAAACATCAAAGATCTTGTCAGAGAAGCCCGGCACCTGAACAGAACCGGCATTGCCCAAGTGGTTGTCTCTTTAGGTTCCCGGGGGGCATTGTTTATCTCGGAAAACGAAGAATTCCTTGCCCGCCCCCCGGCCATTGAGGCCGTCAGTACCGTCGGCGCAGGAGACGCCATGATAGGGGGGCTTGTGGCCGGAACGGCCCTGGGACTCTCATTTAGGGACCGGGCCCGCCTTGCAACCGCCCTGTCAGCCGCCACCGTGGCCCAAGCCGGCCCAAGCCTTGAAGCGCTTGGGGCGGCCAGAATCCTGGAAGATAAAGTACTTATTGAACCCATAAATATATAA